The genomic window GGCCGCAGGCGGCAAGCAGATTTGTGGCCAGAGAGGCTCTGTCTTTTACCATAATGCCACTTTATGCTCAATAACTATCTTTTTAGCGTGGTTAAAAGGCCGCTCAGGGCCAGAAGATATCCGGCAGAACCGAAGCCACAAATCTGTCCGATCGCCACCGGGGCGAGATAGGAATGGTGCCGGAATGCTTCCCGCGCATGGATGTTGGAAAGGTGGACCTCGACCGTCGGGATGGCTACAGCCGAAATGGCGTCACGCAGGGCAACGCTGGTGTGGGTCAGGCCGCCGGGGTTGATGATGATGCCGTCAACCCCTTCCGCTCTGGCCTGATGAATGCGATCAATCAACTCCCCTTCGTGGTTGGACTGAAAGCAGGTGATTGTCACGGTTCGCTCGGCAGCCAGTTCAGCCAGGCGGCGATCGATGTCGTCGAGAGTCTCCCGTCCGTAGACTTCGGGTTCGCGAACGCCGAGGAGGTTGAGGTTGGGACCGTGCAAAACG from Desulfuromonadales bacterium includes these protein-coding regions:
- the aroQ gene encoding type II 3-dehydroquinate dehydratase, which codes for MRILVLHGPNLNLLGVREPEVYGRETLDDIDRRLAELAAERTVTITCFQSNHEGELIDRIHQARAEGVDGIIINPGGLTHTSVALRDAISAVAIPTVEVHLSNIHAREAFRHHSYLAPVAIGQICGFGSAGYLLALSGLLTTLKR